From a single Rutidosis leptorrhynchoides isolate AG116_Rl617_1_P2 chromosome 5, CSIRO_AGI_Rlap_v1, whole genome shotgun sequence genomic region:
- the LOC139850343 gene encoding uncharacterized protein, with translation MAGDDIHFVKRIERLKKDIGTVEDENQTLVRELQPLVAGNVTKGKLVQKLEAEYNAVREENSALKTKKAELTSEIKRLLQERNECEADVRKLSREKDDLIARKESVNGMYTHVKGLVAKVKTERKQTEERHRSILQGLKNKYQRKVRALRQQMDIEKTVGQQALDATADEVNRWKKLVDKQQKEMSIIISKERERKVDLKRNRDVMFDAHQKFESPKKKVDESGLVVENQEHDEELKRDEFESPKKKIDESGMVFENQEKPMLSDVEEDQEKPMLIDAEEIIKVQKEHSSELELLRKELEEVKEQVATVKSRLVFKGE, from the coding sequence ATGGCTGGAGATGATATCCATTTTGTTAAGCGAATTGAACGACTTAAGAAAGATATAGGAACAGTTGAGGATGAAAATCAGACTTTGGTTAGGGAATTACAACCGTTGGTGGCAGGTAACGTTACAAAGGGTAAGTTGGTACAAAAATTGGAGGCTGAGTATAATGCAGTAAGGGAAGAAAACAGCGCGTTAAAAACAAAAAAAGCAGAGTTGACTTCTGAGATTAAACGTCTGTTACAGGAGAGGAATGAATGTGAAGCCGATGTTAGAAAGTTGAGCAGAGAGAAGGATGATCTAATAGCTAGAAAAGAAAGTGTTAATGGAATGTACACTCACGTAAAGGGTCTGGTAGCAAAGGTGAAAACCGAAAGAAAACAGACCGAAGAAAGGCATCGCAGTATTCTTCAAGGGCTGAAAAACAAATATCAGAGAAAAGTAAGGGCGCTGAGGCAGCAAATGGATATCGAGAAAACAGTAGGCCAACAAGCCTTGGATGCTACAGCTGATGAAGTGAACAGATGGAAGAAGTTGGTAgataaacaacaaaaagaaatgagCATCATTATATCGAAAGAACGGGAAAGAAAAGTGGATTTGAAGAGAAATCGTGATGTAATGTTCGATGCTCATCAGAAGTTTGAATCACCTAAGAAGAAAGTTGACGAGTCTGGGTTGGTAGTTGAAAATCAAGAACATGATGAGGAATTGAAGAGAGATGAGTTTGAATCACCTAAGAAGAAAATTGATGAGTCTGGGATGGTGTTTGAAAATCAAGAGAAGCCAATGCTTAGTGATGTTGAGGAAGATCAAGAGAAGCCAATGCTTATTGATGCTGAGGAAATTATAAAAGTCCAGAAAGAACACAGCAGTGAGCTTGAGTTGCTGAGGAAAGAACTTGAGGAAGTGAAGGAACAAGTTGCAACAGTAAAATCAAGATTAGTCTTCAAAGGTGAATAA